The following are encoded in a window of Deltaproteobacteria bacterium genomic DNA:
- a CDS encoding C1 family peptidase: MIKRKYGWRPDVPDQRDFLYARIVRVPEKLPEKTDLRAYCSRVEDQGELGSCTANAIAGSIEFIENLLKQKFEDKSRLFIYYNERAIEGHVDEDSGAMLRDGIKVCARFGACDELIWPYDIDRFAQKPDQKSYKDGLQHLITSYHRILNINEMRTCLARGYPFIFGFAVYESFESDKVKKTGIVDMPAASEKMIGGHAVMAVGYDDLKERFLVRNSWGKSWGMDGYFTIPYQYLKTLADDFWTINK, translated from the coding sequence ATGATAAAAAGAAAATACGGCTGGAGGCCTGATGTACCGGATCAAAGGGATTTCCTTTATGCAAGGATTGTACGCGTACCCGAAAAACTGCCGGAGAAGACCGATCTGCGCGCGTACTGCTCGCGGGTGGAGGATCAGGGAGAGCTTGGGAGCTGCACTGCCAACGCGATAGCTGGCAGCATTGAATTCATCGAAAACCTTCTCAAACAAAAGTTCGAGGATAAAAGCAGGCTTTTTATTTATTACAATGAACGGGCGATTGAGGGGCACGTCGATGAAGACAGCGGTGCAATGCTCAGGGACGGCATAAAGGTTTGCGCCAGGTTCGGCGCATGTGATGAACTCATCTGGCCGTACGATATCGATCGGTTTGCCCAAAAACCGGATCAAAAGTCTTACAAAGACGGGCTGCAGCACCTGATCACGTCATACCACCGTATCCTCAATATCAATGAGATGCGGACCTGCCTTGCCCGGGGCTATCCGTTTATATTCGGTTTTGCTGTATACGAGAGTTTTGAATCGGATAAGGTTAAAAAAACCGGTATTGTAGATATGCCTGCCGCCTCAGAAAAGATGATCGGCGGCCATGCCGTAATGGCTGTCGGGTATGATGATTTAAAAGAACGTTTTCTCGTGCGTAATTCATGGGGTAAAAGCTGGGGCATGGACGGCTATTTTACAATACCTTATCAATATCTTAAAACCCTTGCCGATGATTTCTGGACAATAAACAAGTAG